The following proteins come from a genomic window of Larimichthys crocea isolate SSNF chromosome III, L_crocea_2.0, whole genome shotgun sequence:
- the LOC104929420 gene encoding receptor-type tyrosine-protein phosphatase epsilon isoform X3 produces MRRNSFASLRWFKNHRKALVTSVDKKIPNGFMEEQGEQTVVLLPRSPSPSKRYFPIPLDSLEEEYRIRSADDCKLFREEFNSLPCYYHHGSFEEASREHNREKNRYPNILPYDHSRVVLSHLDGHLCSDYINASYIDGFKEKGRFIAAQGPKLETVADFWRMIWEQKTATIVMLTNLKERKEDKCFQYWPEKGCWMYGNIRVAMEDFTVLVDYTIRKFCVQYQGSDGPRAPRLVTQLHFTSWPDFGVPFSPIGMLKFLKKVKAVNPSYAGPIVVHCSAGVGRTGTFIVIDSMIDMMHMEQRVDVFGFVSRIREQRCQLIQTDMQYSFIYQALLEYYLYGDTELDVCSLEGHLQRLHNTRAPHDRLGLEEEFRKLTNVRIMKENMRTGNLPANMKKNRVLQIIPYDFNRVILSVKRGQEFTDYINASFIDGYRQKDYFIATQGPLSHTVEDFWRMVWEWRCHSIVMLTELKEREQEKCFQYWPSEGSVTFGDYSVELTGDTLCETFTLKDMVLTYRPEKQSQHVRHFHFHGWPEIGIPAEGRGMIDIIAAVQRQQQQSGNRPIIVHCSAGAGRTGTFIALSNILERVKAEGLLDVFQTVKSLRMQRPHMVQTVEQYDFCYRVVQDFVDIFSDYANFK; encoded by the exons ATGAGGAGGAACAGCTTTGCCTCCCTGAGATG GTTCAAAAACCACAGGAAAGCTCTAGTTACCTCTGTGGATAAAAAGATTCCAAATGGCTTCATGGAGGAACAAG GAGAGCAGACAGTGGTCCTCCTCCCGAGATCTCCCTCGCCGTCCAAGAGGTACTTCCCTATCCCTTTAGACTCCCTGGAAGAGGAGTACCGGATACGCTCCGCGGACGATTGCAAGCTCTTCAGAGAAGAGTTCAAT TCGCTGCCATGTTATTACCACCACGGGTCCTTTGAAGAGGCGAGCAGAGAgcacaacagagagaaaaacagatacCCCAACATTTTACCAT ATGATCATTCAAGAGTGGTGTTAAGTCATCTTGATGGACATCTATGTTCAGACTACATAAATGCATCCTACATAGAC ggTTTTAAAGAGAAGGGCAGATTCATTGCAGCTCAAg GCCCAAAGCTTGAGACAGTGGCCGACTTCTGGCGGATGATTTGGGAGCAGAAAACAGCGACTATAGTAATGCTGACGAatctgaaagaaaggaaggag GACAAATGTTTTCAGTACTGGCCAGAAAAAGGCTGCTGGATGTACGGGAATATCAGGGTGGCGATGGAGGATTTCACTGTACTGGTGGACTACACCATTAGAAAATTTTGTGTTCAATAT CAGGGCAGTGATGGTCCCCGAGCTCCCCGGCTGGTCACCCAGCTCCACTTCACCAGCTGGCCAGACTTCGGGGTGCCATTTTCACCTATCGGCATGCTGAAATTCCTCAAGAAGGTCAAGGCTGTCAATCCATCCTATGCTGGACCAATTGTTGTGCACTGCAG TGCTGGGGTTGGGAGGACTGGGACGTTCATTGTCATTGACAGCATGATCGACATGATGCACATGGAACAGAGGGTGGATGTCTTCGGCTTTGTGAGCAGAATACGAGAACAGCGCTGTCAACTCATCCAGACAGAT ATGCAGTACTCCTTCATCTACCAGGCTCTGCTGGAGTACTATCTGTATGGAGACACAGAACTGGATGTGTGCTCTCTGGAGGGCCATCTGCAGAGGCTTCACAACACCAGGGCTCCCCACGACAGGCTGGGCCTGGAGGAGGAGTTCAGG AAGCTGACCAATGTTCGTATAATGAAGGAGAACATGCGAACTGGGAACCTCCCTGCAAACATGAAGAAGAACCGCGTGCTTCAGATCATCCCGT atgATTTCAACCGAGTAATACTCTCAGTGAAAAGAGGACAGGAGTTCACCGACTACATCAATGCCTCCTTTATTGAT GGCTACAGGCAGAAGGACTATTTTATCGCAACCCAAGGCCCCCTGTCTCACACAGTGGAGGACTTCTGGAGGATGGTGTGGGAGTGGAGGTGTCATTCAATCGTTATGCTCACCGAACTCAAAGAGAGGGAGCAG GAAAAGTGTTTCCAGTATTGGCCATCAGAGGGCAGTGTAACATTTGGAGATTATTCGGTGGAGCTGACTGGAGATACGCTGTGTGAAACCTTCACTCTCAAAGACATGGTCCTCACCTACAGACCA GAAAAGCAGTCACAACACGTCCGACACTTCCACTTCCACGGATGGCCTGAGATCGGAATCCCAGCCGAGGGAAGGGGAATGATTGACATTATTGCCGCCgtgcagaggcagcagcagcagtctggaAACCGTCCCATAATTGTGCACTGCAG TGCTGGAGCTGGTCGGACCGGTACCTTCATTGCCCTCAGTAACATTCTAGAGAGGGTGAAAGCTGAAGGCCTCCTGGACGTTTTTCAGACAGTCAAGAGTTTACGCATGCAGAGACCACACATGGTTCAGACTGTG GAGCAATATGACTTCTGCTACAGAGTGGTTCAGGATTTCGTTGACATCTTCTCAGACTACGCCAATTTTAAATAA
- the LOC104929420 gene encoding receptor-type tyrosine-protein phosphatase epsilon isoform X2 encodes MVLFLIGISIAVNNSSHENQTAENPTHQGAHVLPSTLVISLLLIIIILLTIYCLRFKNHRKALVTSVDKKIPNGFMEEQGEQTVVLLPRSPSPSKRYFPIPLDSLEEEYRIRSADDCKLFREEFNSLPCYYHHGSFEEASREHNREKNRYPNILPYDHSRVVLSHLDGHLCSDYINASYIDGFKEKGRFIAAQGPKLETVADFWRMIWEQKTATIVMLTNLKERKEDKCFQYWPEKGCWMYGNIRVAMEDFTVLVDYTIRKFCVQYQGSDGPRAPRLVTQLHFTSWPDFGVPFSPIGMLKFLKKVKAVNPSYAGPIVVHCSAGVGRTGTFIVIDSMIDMMHMEQRVDVFGFVSRIREQRCQLIQTDMQYSFIYQALLEYYLYGDTELDVCSLEGHLQRLHNTRAPHDRLGLEEEFRLTNVRIMKENMRTGNLPANMKKNRVLQIIPYDFNRVILSVKRGQEFTDYINASFIDGYRQKDYFIATQGPLSHTVEDFWRMVWEWRCHSIVMLTELKEREQEKCFQYWPSEGSVTFGDYSVELTGDTLCETFTLKDMVLTYRPEKQSQHVRHFHFHGWPEIGIPAEGRGMIDIIAAVQRQQQQSGNRPIIVHCSAGAGRTGTFIALSNILERVKAEGLLDVFQTVKSLRMQRPHMVQTVEQYDFCYRVVQDFVDIFSDYANFK; translated from the exons ATGGTGTTGTTTCTGATTGGGATCTCTATTGCTGTGAATAATTCATCCCATGAGAACCAAACTGCAG AAAACCCCACCCATCAGGGTGCTCATGTGCTGCCCTCAACACTGGTTATATCCCTGCTtcttatcatcatcatcctgcTGACGATCTACTGTCTGAG GTTCAAAAACCACAGGAAAGCTCTAGTTACCTCTGTGGATAAAAAGATTCCAAATGGCTTCATGGAGGAACAAG GAGAGCAGACAGTGGTCCTCCTCCCGAGATCTCCCTCGCCGTCCAAGAGGTACTTCCCTATCCCTTTAGACTCCCTGGAAGAGGAGTACCGGATACGCTCCGCGGACGATTGCAAGCTCTTCAGAGAAGAGTTCAAT TCGCTGCCATGTTATTACCACCACGGGTCCTTTGAAGAGGCGAGCAGAGAgcacaacagagagaaaaacagatacCCCAACATTTTACCAT ATGATCATTCAAGAGTGGTGTTAAGTCATCTTGATGGACATCTATGTTCAGACTACATAAATGCATCCTACATAGAC ggTTTTAAAGAGAAGGGCAGATTCATTGCAGCTCAAg GCCCAAAGCTTGAGACAGTGGCCGACTTCTGGCGGATGATTTGGGAGCAGAAAACAGCGACTATAGTAATGCTGACGAatctgaaagaaaggaaggag GACAAATGTTTTCAGTACTGGCCAGAAAAAGGCTGCTGGATGTACGGGAATATCAGGGTGGCGATGGAGGATTTCACTGTACTGGTGGACTACACCATTAGAAAATTTTGTGTTCAATAT CAGGGCAGTGATGGTCCCCGAGCTCCCCGGCTGGTCACCCAGCTCCACTTCACCAGCTGGCCAGACTTCGGGGTGCCATTTTCACCTATCGGCATGCTGAAATTCCTCAAGAAGGTCAAGGCTGTCAATCCATCCTATGCTGGACCAATTGTTGTGCACTGCAG TGCTGGGGTTGGGAGGACTGGGACGTTCATTGTCATTGACAGCATGATCGACATGATGCACATGGAACAGAGGGTGGATGTCTTCGGCTTTGTGAGCAGAATACGAGAACAGCGCTGTCAACTCATCCAGACAGAT ATGCAGTACTCCTTCATCTACCAGGCTCTGCTGGAGTACTATCTGTATGGAGACACAGAACTGGATGTGTGCTCTCTGGAGGGCCATCTGCAGAGGCTTCACAACACCAGGGCTCCCCACGACAGGCTGGGCCTGGAGGAGGAGTTCAGG CTGACCAATGTTCGTATAATGAAGGAGAACATGCGAACTGGGAACCTCCCTGCAAACATGAAGAAGAACCGCGTGCTTCAGATCATCCCGT atgATTTCAACCGAGTAATACTCTCAGTGAAAAGAGGACAGGAGTTCACCGACTACATCAATGCCTCCTTTATTGAT GGCTACAGGCAGAAGGACTATTTTATCGCAACCCAAGGCCCCCTGTCTCACACAGTGGAGGACTTCTGGAGGATGGTGTGGGAGTGGAGGTGTCATTCAATCGTTATGCTCACCGAACTCAAAGAGAGGGAGCAG GAAAAGTGTTTCCAGTATTGGCCATCAGAGGGCAGTGTAACATTTGGAGATTATTCGGTGGAGCTGACTGGAGATACGCTGTGTGAAACCTTCACTCTCAAAGACATGGTCCTCACCTACAGACCA GAAAAGCAGTCACAACACGTCCGACACTTCCACTTCCACGGATGGCCTGAGATCGGAATCCCAGCCGAGGGAAGGGGAATGATTGACATTATTGCCGCCgtgcagaggcagcagcagcagtctggaAACCGTCCCATAATTGTGCACTGCAG TGCTGGAGCTGGTCGGACCGGTACCTTCATTGCCCTCAGTAACATTCTAGAGAGGGTGAAAGCTGAAGGCCTCCTGGACGTTTTTCAGACAGTCAAGAGTTTACGCATGCAGAGACCACACATGGTTCAGACTGTG GAGCAATATGACTTCTGCTACAGAGTGGTTCAGGATTTCGTTGACATCTTCTCAGACTACGCCAATTTTAAATAA
- the LOC104929420 gene encoding receptor-type tyrosine-protein phosphatase epsilon isoform X1, translating to MVLFLIGISIAVNNSSHENQTAENPTHQGAHVLPSTLVISLLLIIIILLTIYCLRFKNHRKALVTSVDKKIPNGFMEEQGEQTVVLLPRSPSPSKRYFPIPLDSLEEEYRIRSADDCKLFREEFNSLPCYYHHGSFEEASREHNREKNRYPNILPYDHSRVVLSHLDGHLCSDYINASYIDGFKEKGRFIAAQGPKLETVADFWRMIWEQKTATIVMLTNLKERKEDKCFQYWPEKGCWMYGNIRVAMEDFTVLVDYTIRKFCVQYQGSDGPRAPRLVTQLHFTSWPDFGVPFSPIGMLKFLKKVKAVNPSYAGPIVVHCSAGVGRTGTFIVIDSMIDMMHMEQRVDVFGFVSRIREQRCQLIQTDMQYSFIYQALLEYYLYGDTELDVCSLEGHLQRLHNTRAPHDRLGLEEEFRKLTNVRIMKENMRTGNLPANMKKNRVLQIIPYDFNRVILSVKRGQEFTDYINASFIDGYRQKDYFIATQGPLSHTVEDFWRMVWEWRCHSIVMLTELKEREQEKCFQYWPSEGSVTFGDYSVELTGDTLCETFTLKDMVLTYRPEKQSQHVRHFHFHGWPEIGIPAEGRGMIDIIAAVQRQQQQSGNRPIIVHCSAGAGRTGTFIALSNILERVKAEGLLDVFQTVKSLRMQRPHMVQTVEQYDFCYRVVQDFVDIFSDYANFK from the exons ATGGTGTTGTTTCTGATTGGGATCTCTATTGCTGTGAATAATTCATCCCATGAGAACCAAACTGCAG AAAACCCCACCCATCAGGGTGCTCATGTGCTGCCCTCAACACTGGTTATATCCCTGCTtcttatcatcatcatcctgcTGACGATCTACTGTCTGAG GTTCAAAAACCACAGGAAAGCTCTAGTTACCTCTGTGGATAAAAAGATTCCAAATGGCTTCATGGAGGAACAAG GAGAGCAGACAGTGGTCCTCCTCCCGAGATCTCCCTCGCCGTCCAAGAGGTACTTCCCTATCCCTTTAGACTCCCTGGAAGAGGAGTACCGGATACGCTCCGCGGACGATTGCAAGCTCTTCAGAGAAGAGTTCAAT TCGCTGCCATGTTATTACCACCACGGGTCCTTTGAAGAGGCGAGCAGAGAgcacaacagagagaaaaacagatacCCCAACATTTTACCAT ATGATCATTCAAGAGTGGTGTTAAGTCATCTTGATGGACATCTATGTTCAGACTACATAAATGCATCCTACATAGAC ggTTTTAAAGAGAAGGGCAGATTCATTGCAGCTCAAg GCCCAAAGCTTGAGACAGTGGCCGACTTCTGGCGGATGATTTGGGAGCAGAAAACAGCGACTATAGTAATGCTGACGAatctgaaagaaaggaaggag GACAAATGTTTTCAGTACTGGCCAGAAAAAGGCTGCTGGATGTACGGGAATATCAGGGTGGCGATGGAGGATTTCACTGTACTGGTGGACTACACCATTAGAAAATTTTGTGTTCAATAT CAGGGCAGTGATGGTCCCCGAGCTCCCCGGCTGGTCACCCAGCTCCACTTCACCAGCTGGCCAGACTTCGGGGTGCCATTTTCACCTATCGGCATGCTGAAATTCCTCAAGAAGGTCAAGGCTGTCAATCCATCCTATGCTGGACCAATTGTTGTGCACTGCAG TGCTGGGGTTGGGAGGACTGGGACGTTCATTGTCATTGACAGCATGATCGACATGATGCACATGGAACAGAGGGTGGATGTCTTCGGCTTTGTGAGCAGAATACGAGAACAGCGCTGTCAACTCATCCAGACAGAT ATGCAGTACTCCTTCATCTACCAGGCTCTGCTGGAGTACTATCTGTATGGAGACACAGAACTGGATGTGTGCTCTCTGGAGGGCCATCTGCAGAGGCTTCACAACACCAGGGCTCCCCACGACAGGCTGGGCCTGGAGGAGGAGTTCAGG AAGCTGACCAATGTTCGTATAATGAAGGAGAACATGCGAACTGGGAACCTCCCTGCAAACATGAAGAAGAACCGCGTGCTTCAGATCATCCCGT atgATTTCAACCGAGTAATACTCTCAGTGAAAAGAGGACAGGAGTTCACCGACTACATCAATGCCTCCTTTATTGAT GGCTACAGGCAGAAGGACTATTTTATCGCAACCCAAGGCCCCCTGTCTCACACAGTGGAGGACTTCTGGAGGATGGTGTGGGAGTGGAGGTGTCATTCAATCGTTATGCTCACCGAACTCAAAGAGAGGGAGCAG GAAAAGTGTTTCCAGTATTGGCCATCAGAGGGCAGTGTAACATTTGGAGATTATTCGGTGGAGCTGACTGGAGATACGCTGTGTGAAACCTTCACTCTCAAAGACATGGTCCTCACCTACAGACCA GAAAAGCAGTCACAACACGTCCGACACTTCCACTTCCACGGATGGCCTGAGATCGGAATCCCAGCCGAGGGAAGGGGAATGATTGACATTATTGCCGCCgtgcagaggcagcagcagcagtctggaAACCGTCCCATAATTGTGCACTGCAG TGCTGGAGCTGGTCGGACCGGTACCTTCATTGCCCTCAGTAACATTCTAGAGAGGGTGAAAGCTGAAGGCCTCCTGGACGTTTTTCAGACAGTCAAGAGTTTACGCATGCAGAGACCACACATGGTTCAGACTGTG GAGCAATATGACTTCTGCTACAGAGTGGTTCAGGATTTCGTTGACATCTTCTCAGACTACGCCAATTTTAAATAA